A genomic segment from Nocardiopsis sp. Huas11 encodes:
- a CDS encoding C40 family peptidase produces MNGHRVGFAAAARVWSRMRGFLLAPRGRDGDRGAAARVVGGVAGLAAMGGIAFASAMCGPADTTTDAFGPTGSGLTGNAFQTSASSSAAHETTSPSEYDGAESVSSYADPVVQRVAADSGSDGGCAQDSGVDQAAFRGNAGASHRGVVEYVRGQIGKPYVWGATGPDSFDCSGLAMAAWNDVGVQIPRTTFDQWNGGMPSSTWDGADVAVVQKKPLDVDSLQPGDLLYLHYKGDPPSHMGIYVGGGEMIHAPAPGSTVTQVSIETPYYQDHFVGAIRLDPGPATAEV; encoded by the coding sequence GTGAACGGCCATCGTGTCGGCTTCGCCGCGGCGGCCCGCGTCTGGTCGCGCATGCGTGGATTCCTGCTGGCCCCGCGCGGCCGGGACGGCGACCGGGGCGCTGCCGCGAGGGTGGTGGGTGGCGTGGCGGGCCTCGCGGCCATGGGGGGCATCGCCTTCGCCTCGGCCATGTGCGGACCGGCCGATACGACCACGGACGCGTTCGGCCCGACCGGGAGCGGCCTGACCGGGAATGCCTTCCAGACGTCCGCGTCGTCGTCCGCCGCCCACGAGACGACCTCCCCCAGCGAGTACGACGGGGCGGAGTCCGTCTCGTCGTACGCCGACCCTGTCGTCCAGCGGGTCGCCGCCGACTCGGGCTCGGACGGGGGCTGTGCCCAGGACAGCGGAGTCGACCAGGCCGCCTTCCGCGGAAACGCGGGCGCATCGCACCGGGGGGTGGTGGAGTACGTGCGGGGGCAGATCGGCAAACCCTACGTCTGGGGTGCGACGGGGCCCGACAGCTTCGACTGCTCGGGCCTGGCCATGGCCGCGTGGAACGACGTGGGAGTCCAGATACCGAGGACGACCTTCGACCAGTGGAACGGGGGCATGCCCAGCTCCACCTGGGACGGGGCCGACGTCGCCGTCGTGCAGAAGAAGCCCCTCGACGTCGACTCGCTCCAGCCTGGCGACCTCCTGTATCTGCACTATAAGGGTGATCCCCCCTCCCATATGGGGATCTACGTCGGCGGAGGCGAGATGATCCACGCCCCGGCCCCGGGCAGTACGGTCACCCAGGTGTCGATCGAAACGCCCTACTACCAGGACCACTTCGTCGGTGCGATCCGCCTCGATCCGGGACCGGCGACCGCCGAGGTCTGA
- a CDS encoding pilin, giving the protein MWEQVELASGAELALAAGRQEFNNSGNEILGYVAGLGVVLGILALVVVGGRMIHANFTGDPWIAARGMADLPYVVLAIVLIVASGTLVGSLLQGSTHETEENLGSLIEGVAQDQDEEEREAADCEDGVALETEDDNYICPDKDGYEELDHATALSGPDDPRCTDDGSANCWEYCYEGSFGYFSNGFKASPCTPDDLDLMEPANWSYAPYHCPNLPASWWERSNACRDHPLENAGELPDEYGTDLDTARMQKYYACVLYGDWVLGNQNKEWAKDSLGQFRIPDHFCPVTASARPDDE; this is encoded by the coding sequence GTGTGGGAACAGGTCGAGCTGGCATCGGGAGCCGAGCTGGCCCTGGCCGCCGGGCGTCAGGAGTTCAACAACTCCGGGAACGAGATCCTGGGTTACGTGGCCGGTCTCGGCGTGGTCCTGGGCATCCTCGCGCTCGTCGTCGTCGGCGGTCGAATGATCCATGCCAACTTCACCGGCGACCCCTGGATCGCCGCCCGCGGTATGGCCGACCTCCCCTACGTCGTGCTGGCGATCGTCCTCATCGTCGCCTCCGGCACCCTGGTCGGAAGCCTGCTCCAAGGCTCCACCCACGAGACCGAGGAAAACCTCGGGTCCCTCATCGAGGGGGTCGCGCAGGACCAGGACGAAGAGGAGCGGGAAGCAGCCGACTGCGAAGACGGTGTCGCCCTCGAGACCGAGGATGACAACTACATATGCCCTGACAAAGACGGTTACGAAGAACTCGACCACGCCACCGCGCTCTCGGGACCGGACGACCCGCGTTGCACGGACGACGGCTCGGCCAACTGCTGGGAATACTGCTACGAAGGCAGTTTCGGGTATTTCTCCAACGGCTTCAAGGCCTCGCCCTGCACGCCGGACGACCTGGACCTCATGGAGCCCGCCAACTGGAGCTACGCCCCCTATCACTGCCCCAATCTTCCCGCATCGTGGTGGGAGAGAAGCAACGCCTGCAGGGACCACCCGTTAGAGAACGCGGGGGAGCTCCCCGACGAGTACGGCACCGACCTCGACACGGCCAGGATGCAGAAATACTACGCCTGTGTACTGTATGGCGACTGGGTCCTGGGCAACCAGAACAAGGAATGGGCCAAGGACTCCCTCGGTCAATTCCGGATACCCGATCACTTCTGCCCGGTGACGGCCTCCGCTCGGCCTGACGACGAGTAG